The sequence GTATGTCCGTGACCTGTGACTTCTACGGGCCGCTGCGGGAGGCGGTCGACCAGAAGACGCTCACCCGTGATCCGCCAACCGACGGAACCGTCGGGACGTTCCTCGAGTCCCTCGCTGCCGACTACCCCGAACTGGACGACCTCCTCTTCGAGGACGGCGACCTCCAGTCGACGGCGAACGTCTCGGTGAACGCGAGACACCTGCGGCTCGAGGAGGGTCTCGAGACGCCGCTCGAAGCCGGAGACAGGGTTCGGCTGTACCCGCCGATCGAGGGCGGGCGGCTGTAATCGTCGGGAAAACCGCGAGAAGTGCGTGGAGTGTGGTCCGGGTGGTGGGTGTTTGTACGGCTGGTGAGGGTATGACCCGTCAGTCCCGATCAGTCCGCACTCGCTGACGCGTCGACGCGATCCGATGGGACCGTGCCGTCGTCGTTCCAGCCGCGGGCGTCGTAGTATTCCTGAATCGACGATTCGAGGTCCGGCAGGTCGTAGGGCACCCAGTCGTCGGCTGCGTCCATGCCACGCTGGTTGTTGAAGTGGCGCTCGAGTTCGACGACGCGGGCACCGACGGCCTGCAGGTCGTCGTAGTCGGCGTCCAGAACGAGTTCGAAGTGTTCGGCCTCGACGGCGCGGCCGATCCCGAACTGGCAGACGATTCCGCAGTCCCGGAGGGCGTTGCGGTTCTCGTTTTCGACGACGTCGTTGGCCTTACCGGCGGTCCCCTCGGGGTCGATCCGGCCGTGGTACTCGTCGATCATCGTCGTCGAGTACATGTGGTCACCGCCGCGGTTCGCGACGGCGTACGAGAGGCCCTGCCCGTTGACCGCGCGGCCGTCGTGGGCGGCGAGCTCCAGGCCCTTGATCGCCCAGTTGTCGACGCCGAGGTCCTCGTGGACGCGTGCGACGCCTTCGGCGAGGAGGTCGCCGTCGCCCTCGCGGTAGGCGATTTTCTCGACGAGGTCGTGAACGAGGTCGGCGTTGCCGAACTCGTCTTCGCTCGCGAGGTAGGCGGCGACGGTCACTCCGGCGGAGATAGTGTCCATCCCGAGCCGATCACAGAGTTCGTTGGACTTCATCACGTCGACGATGTCGTCGACGCCACAGTTCGAGCCGAACGAGAACACCGTCTCGAACTCCGGCCCTTCGGTCTCGAGGCCCGTCTCCTCGTCACGCGTGGGAAGCTTGCAGGCAAAGGCACAGACCGAACACGATGCCTTCTCGTATTTTTTCTCCTCGACGGCGTTGCCACCGATATCCGCCGCAGCGTCGAACGACATGTCGGCGTAGTACCGCGTCGGCAGGGAGAACTCGTCGTTCAGGAACTCGGTGAGACTCGTGGTCCCCTGACGACGCATGATGTCGTCGCTCGTGGCGGCCTGCTGGTGGAGTTCCATCTGGACGTCCTCGGCGGGAATCTCGACCTCCGGTGCGGAGTCCCCGGTGAAGGACATGGTCTTGACGTTCTTCGCACCCATGACGGCACCGAGGCCGCCGCGACCGAACGCCCGTTCGTCGTAGGTCATCACGGACGCGAACCGAACTTCGTTCTCACCGGCGGGACCGATGGTGACGAGGTTTTCGGCCTCGAGCCCGTGACGGTCGTTCAGTACCTCGGTCACGTCGGGAACTTCCGCGCCCTCGAGTTCCGGGACCTCCTCGAACTCCACACCGTCGTCGGTGACGTGGATGGCGAGCAGATCGTCGCTCTCGCCGACGATTTCGACGACGCTGTGGCCGGTGTCGACGAAGTTTCGCGAGAGGTAGCCGCCAGCGTTCGAGGAGAGCAGGCCGTCGGTTAGCGGCGAGAGACCGGTCAGGCTCATCCGACCGGTAAAGCTCATTCGGGACTGCTGGAGCGGGCCGGTCGCGAGGTAGAGTCGGTTTTCGGGGCCGAGCGGATCCGCGTCGAAGGGGATTCGGTCGTGGGCGAGTTTCGTCGCGACGCCGCGGCCGCCGATGAACGACTCGAGGACGTCGTCGATTCGCGACGTCGTCGCGGTCCGTTCACCGACGTCGATGGTCAGTAACGTGCCGTTCGCGTGTAACATCACCTGCACGGTACAGAGCGAACCCCCAAAATCTCTCCGAAATCTATCAGTATGTGTATGTGAAAACGGAGAACGAACCGCATCGGCACAGAACCGATACCAGAAGATGGGTAGAACAGGCACTCCCGGGACTCGTGCTGGACCGAGGTCCACGTCACCTCGACGAAATCGCGATGATTCGGTCGCCTCGCACCAGCCGAGGCCGAAAGCCTTCGTCCTGCCGGCGGGAGCCGCCGGTTCGGGGTTGGCTGGCTGGTCGCTGACGGTCGTCATCCCGACGCCGATCTGGTCTGTCCCGATGTCGATCTGGTCAGAGACGACTCGAGCGCGCCCGCGGTCAGCCGGGTGGACCGATCGTGCGAGCCTGTACTCGGTGTCATCGTCGATCACGTGCACCGCAAGGTGATCACCGGCGACGACTGCCGCAACCCGGAGTCATTTTGACCACCTCTATAGATTTCGAGTAGATGAACTCAGTCGGTGTCGTCGAGCGGCTCACCGGGTCACCGAAAGCAGCGTTTTTCCTCGCGATCGTGCTCGCCGCAGCCGTCGGCGTCGGGCTGGCCGGCTGGGGCGACGCGTCGGTCATGCTCGCGATCACGGTCTTCTGTATCGTCCTGTGGGTGCTGACGCCGATCTCGCCTGCATACACTGGATTGCTCGGGATCGCACTCATCGGACTCGCGTTCTCGACCGACCTCGCACTCACCGGCTTCGAGTCGCCAGCGACGTGGCTAATCGGTTTCGGCCTCCTGATGGGGGAAGCGACTCGCCGGAGCGGTCTCGCGAGCTGGATCGGGCAGTGGCTCCTGAAACGGAGCGTTCCGGCATCACTCACCGACGGCCTTCGAGCCTACAGGCGGGCGTTGCTGGCGCTCTCTCTCGCCGCACACCTGCTCGCTTTCTTCATCCCCTCGGCGCTCATCCGCGTCCTCGTGCTGGCCCCGATCCTGATCGAGGTCGGCGAGAACTTCGAGTCCCGGAAAGCGAAAGTCGGCCTCTTCCTGGGGCCGATCTTCGCGAGCTGGTATGGGTCGTCAGGCATTCTGACGGCGGATCTCCCGAACATCATCATCTCGGGGATGGGCCGGTCGATCGGCGACCACACGATCACCTGGTCGGAGTGGCTCTTCCACATGTATCCGATCATGGGACTGACGCGGGTCTTCCTCGTGGTAGCGGTCGTCTACGTGCTCTTTCGTCCACCGGCAGGAAGCGGCGTCGACATCACTACCGGCTCGCTGCCCGACCCCACCGGGACCGAACGACGCATGCTCGTCTTCCTCCTGCTCGGCGTCGGCATCTGGGTCACCGACTTCGTCCACGGTTTCCACCCGGTCACCGGCGCCGTCGTCGTCGTCGCGCTCGCGTTCCTGCCCGGCATCGGCGTCGCGGACTTCGAATCCGCTGGCTCCGACGTCGACTTCACCCTGTTGTTCTTCTACGCCGCCGTCTTCGCCATCGGCGACGGCCTCGCGCACACCGGTTTCACCGACGACGCCGCCACCTCAATCCTCGATGTTATCCCCTCTGACGCTCACCTCGCGGTGATCCTCTCGATCGTCTTCCTCACGGCCATCGGCCTCTCCTTTTTCATGGAGGGGCTGGCGGTCGCGAGCGTCCTGACGCCGGTGGTGATCTCCTACGCCGAGGCCGCCGGGCTCCCGATGACGCCCGTGTTGATGGCCGAAGCGATCGCTCTAAGTGCGTACTTCTTCCCCTACCAGTCGGCCGTCCTCATCGTCATCCTCGCTCAGGACGTCGTCGACACCCGCGAGTTGATCCGAACCACTGCCGCGTGTTCGCTGGCGACGATCGTTTTCCTCGTCCCGCTCCAGTTCTTGCTGTTCTCGGTGCTGTACTGACCGTCACTCTCGAGTGAGGGCCGACCGGGCTATCGGATTGCGAGTCGTCCCGGTGGTTCGACGAACCGTGTTCAGGTCGGGCTGGTAAGACTCGATCAGCCCGTGTTCTTCATCCCCGCAGCGATTCCCTTGACCGTCAGCCGGAGGGTGCGTTCCTCAACGTCGGTCCGATGGGTCTGACGGAGCAGATACGTCTGCAACAGGTTCAACGGGTCGACGTACGGGTTCCGACGCTCGAGATTCTCGCCGAGCCAGTCACGGGTGTGTAGCTGGTCGCGCTGGCCGATCTCGGTGACCAGTTCGACTGCGCGTTCGTACTCCTCGGACAGGCGTGGGAAGAACTTCTCA is a genomic window of Natrarchaeobaculum aegyptiacum containing:
- a CDS encoding aldehyde ferredoxin oxidoreductase family protein codes for the protein MLHANGTLLTIDVGERTATTSRIDDVLESFIGGRGVATKLAHDRIPFDADPLGPENRLYLATGPLQQSRMSFTGRMSLTGLSPLTDGLLSSNAGGYLSRNFVDTGHSVVEIVGESDDLLAIHVTDDGVEFEEVPELEGAEVPDVTEVLNDRHGLEAENLVTIGPAGENEVRFASVMTYDERAFGRGGLGAVMGAKNVKTMSFTGDSAPEVEIPAEDVQMELHQQAATSDDIMRRQGTTSLTEFLNDEFSLPTRYYADMSFDAAADIGGNAVEEKKYEKASCSVCAFACKLPTRDEETGLETEGPEFETVFSFGSNCGVDDIVDVMKSNELCDRLGMDTISAGVTVAAYLASEDEFGNADLVHDLVEKIAYREGDGDLLAEGVARVHEDLGVDNWAIKGLELAAHDGRAVNGQGLSYAVANRGGDHMYSTTMIDEYHGRIDPEGTAGKANDVVENENRNALRDCGIVCQFGIGRAVEAEHFELVLDADYDDLQAVGARVVELERHFNNQRGMDAADDWVPYDLPDLESSIQEYYDARGWNDDGTVPSDRVDASASAD
- a CDS encoding SLC13 family permease, with the protein product MNSVGVVERLTGSPKAAFFLAIVLAAAVGVGLAGWGDASVMLAITVFCIVLWVLTPISPAYTGLLGIALIGLAFSTDLALTGFESPATWLIGFGLLMGEATRRSGLASWIGQWLLKRSVPASLTDGLRAYRRALLALSLAAHLLAFFIPSALIRVLVLAPILIEVGENFESRKAKVGLFLGPIFASWYGSSGILTADLPNIIISGMGRSIGDHTITWSEWLFHMYPIMGLTRVFLVVAVVYVLFRPPAGSGVDITTGSLPDPTGTERRMLVFLLLGVGIWVTDFVHGFHPVTGAVVVVALAFLPGIGVADFESAGSDVDFTLLFFYAAVFAIGDGLAHTGFTDDAATSILDVIPSDAHLAVILSIVFLTAIGLSFFMEGLAVASVLTPVVISYAEAAGLPMTPVLMAEAIALSAYFFPYQSAVLIVILAQDVVDTRELIRTTAACSLATIVFLVPLQFLLFSVLY
- a CDS encoding ubiquitin-like small modifier protein 1, with protein sequence MSVTCDFYGPLREAVDQKTLTRDPPTDGTVGTFLESLAADYPELDDLLFEDGDLQSTANVSVNARHLRLEEGLETPLEAGDRVRLYPPIEGGRL